The Bacteroidota bacterium genome segment TTTCTCATAAGTGAACAAATATGAAACAATAATAGCTAAATATTGTAACCAAATAGTTAATTCAAGGAGGTTTTAGTGCGTATAAATATGTGTAAAACAAATGGGGATATTTGCTCAATTATTATTTAATTGCACAAAAAAACATATGAAAATAATAGTACCAATGGCCGGCATGGGTAAGCGCATGAGGCCACATACACTAACTACTCCAAAACCGTTAGTACCTGTTGCAGGTAAACCCATTGTTCAAAAACTGATTGAAGACTTAGAAAAAGTTTGCGGTAAAGGCATTGAAGAAGTGGCTTTTATTATAGGGCCAAGCTTTGGTAAAGCAGTTGAAAAAGATTTAATAGCTGTAGCAGAAAAACTAGGTGCAAAAGGCAGTATTTATTATCAGCACGAAGCCTTGGGTACTGCCCATGCTATTATGTGTGCAAAGGAAAGTTTAGATGGTAATGTACTGGTAGTATTTGCCGATACTTTATTTAAAGCTGATTTTGTATTGGACAGAAGCAAAGAAGGAATTATATGGGTTCAGAAAGTAGAAGACCCTCGTCCGTTTGGTGTAGTAAAAGTAAACGACAAAAACGTAATAACTGATTTTGTAGAAAAGCCTGAGCATTTTGTATCTGACTTGGCTATCATTGGTATTTATTACTTTAAAGATGGTGCTTATTTACGATCTGAATTACAGTATTTATTAGATAACAATGTTACTGACAAAGGCGAATACCAATTAACCAATGCTTTGGAAAACATGAAAGCAAAAGGTACTC includes the following:
- a CDS encoding nucleotidyltransferase family protein, with amino-acid sequence MKIIVPMAGMGKRMRPHTLTTPKPLVPVAGKPIVQKLIEDLEKVCGKGIEEVAFIIGPSFGKAVEKDLIAVAEKLGAKGSIYYQHEALGTAHAIMCAKESLDGNVLVVFADTLFKADFVLDRSKEGIIWVQKVEDPRPFGVVKVNDKNVITDFVEKPEHFVSDLAIIGIYYFKDGAYLRSELQYLLDNNVTDKGEYQLTNALENMKAKGT